The stretch of DNA GCAGACGATTCTATCTTTTTCATGCACGCGGATACACGAGAGTGTCATCAATTAAGGGACACTTTGGAACTTTATTGTCATCACTCGGGACAACAAATCAATAACAACAAGTCTGCAATGAATTTCAGCCCAAATTGTGCTCTTCGTACTGTTACTAATTGTTTGAAAGTCTTTAATATTTCTAGTGGCAAAGAAATGGGTTTGTATTTGGGGTTGCCGACGGAGTTTGGTTCTAGTAAGAGGGAGATCTTCGCTTCAATCATTAACAAGGTCTGTAAGCGAATTTTTAGTTGGAAGAATGCTTTTTTATCTGTTGCTGGTCGTTTAACACTTATTTGCTCGGTCTTATCCTCACTATCTATTTACTCTCTATCGGCATTTAAAATGTCGGTAAGTGTGTCATCAAAGATTGATTCTTTGatttcacaattttggtggggtGGTAATCAAGTAGGGAATGGAATTCACTGGTGCAGTAAATTGTTTACGCATTCGTCCAAAATCAATGGAGGCCTAGGTATTCGGAATGTTGGATGTGTCAACCAAAGTTTACTTGCTAAAATTGGATGGAAAATTATTACTAAGACTGATTGTTTGCTCTCACGGGTCTTAGGCTCTAAGTATCAGATTACGAAGACTAATATCATGAACCCATATTTCATTATGAAAGGATCCCTTTCATGGGGTGGTAGAGGTATTCAATGGGGCCTTGACTTGCTGAAAAACAACCTAGCCTGGCAAATTGGATTTCCTTCAAGTTTGGATATTTGGCGAGACAAGTGGATCCATGGTGCTTCTTTAGGGCAAATGTTATCACTAAATCCTTCGGATCTCTTGCTTAAACCGTGTTTATTGGTTTCTCTCTTGCAAAACCAATCTGGTGAATGGGATTATGAGAAAGTGCTTAATTTGTGTGGACCAGATGTTTTACCTTTTGTACTTTCGACTCCTATTCCGTTGAAAGATGATTCGGACCAACTATATTGGAATTTAACTTCAAGTGGGGAGTATACTAGCAAGAGTGGGTATGCTTTGGCCTTCTCTAAGTTATGGAATGCAAATGCAACCGTCAAAGACAAGACTCGTATGGTTGCTTCATCTCTTGATTTCTGTAGAAAACGGCTATGGCACCTTCCTATCCATAATAAATGGAAAATTTTCTTGTGGAAAATCTTGGCCAACTCCTTACCTTGTGGGGAGGAGGCGCGAAAATGGGATCTTCAGTGGTATTGTTATTGCAATACGTGTTCCTCTGCCTGTAAGTTACTTGAATCCTTGGATCACTTGTTTCGTGATTGCCCTCTTGTTTCTCGGGTTTGGGCTGCTTCACCCCTGGGTATTCGAACTTCTGTTGGGAATAATATCCCTATCCAACAATGGGTAATTAATTGGTTACACATGTTGTCTAAAGCCGTGAATTCTACATTTTCTATCTCTTTGTTTGTGAGCACTTTATGGCATATCTGGTGTGCGCGTAATCGACTTACCTTCCAAGGTACATCAATTGATTATTATGGTCTTCTCAACCTTATCAGTATGGATGCTAACAATAATGTACAAGTTGAGAAAGAGAAATGTACAGTAATGATTGAGGTCGCTCCTTATGCTCCTGATGAGATGCAAATTTCCGCTCTCTTACGAAATCATTTCCCTATTTGCTTAATTGGGTCAGTAATTTGTTCGGAGCATATTCGTATTAAATGCGACGCTTCATGGAAATCAAATCTGAGGGCTTCTGCCGGGTGGTTTTTCAAAGATAGGAATGGTGTTATGTGTCATATTGGACAGAATACTTTCTGGGCGAAGACTGCTCTTCAGGCTGAGGCTATTGCTTTGAAGTCTGCTTGCCGGGATGCCATCTCTATGGGATATCGACATATTGATGCAACTTCGGGCTGTTTGACCCTTGTCCTCCAGTTGAATGGTGGCGCGACTGTCGAATGTGCCATTGCCCCAATTATAGGCTCACTTCTTTCCTTACTATCTTCATGTCATTGTTTTTCTCTTAGTCATTGTCCCAGGTCCCTTAATAGGATTGCTCATAGTATATCAACCGCTATACAATAAGTTAAGCAATCTTTTTCTTtctgaccaaaaaaaaaaaaaaaaaaaaaaaaagcttctaTCAAAGTTCAAAGCTAAAGGGAACTGTAACGGACAAGATAAAAAAAAAGCCCATAatacatactccctccgtcccggtcatttgttatcctttggttttggcaaaaagaccaaggaaagaggcgagggccaattattaaatgacaagtggaacaaattgagtgtgaatgatcaaattagtCATCAAGTCCAttattaaaatagaaaggacaacaaatgactgagacaccccaaaatgaaaaaggataacaaatgaccgagacagagGGAGTACAAGTATTTAGCAACAAGTGAAAACTGCAACACATTCAAAGACGTGAAGTAAAAAGGCAAATTGAcgttagagcatccgcaaaggtgaggctcccatattttctctttccttctcttattcgtccacctcattttccactaacttttccatttacTCTCCCCAATTTATATTTACATCTATGCAATAATGGGTTCCCCAACAATATTAATTTACACCCAAAAATTTGGGAGCCTCCCTAAAAGCAACTCAAAACACCTTACTTTTTCTTTGGGGACCTTCCCTACAAATAGAGGAGCTCCATTTGTTGGGAGGGGGTGTGCAATAAGGGGGTTCCCCATTTGAGGAGAGGGGGCATATGGGGAGGTTAGCTTCCCatctttgcggatgctcttaaggaaatactccctccattccggAATTTCCGATCATTTCTATACATTTGTGGAataaatatgagttatattttaaacaaatgtataaaattgatttaaatgGAGGGAGTGTCGTTTTGGAGTGTTCACGGGCTTTTCGATCCGAGCTTGGCCTTGTTCAACTGACTCGCGAGCTTTCCGAGGCGGGCTTGGCCTTGTTCAACTTGAATCGCAAAGGTCTTGAGCCGAGCTTGAATATTCAGTTTGAAACCTACTACTAATTCTTTGGAAGGAGGGAATTTGAACTCGAGCTTCGAATAACTCATCAGGGCAAGTTCAAACCATGTCCTCGCACTACTAATTGAGTGTTGAGTTATCAATAACAAAGCAGATCTCCAGTTGCTCATGTGTTGTCTCAACTCATTATCACCCCTATGGACTGACTATACTACCTGTGATTCACAAGTTTTAGCAGGATAAATATGAAATTGCCAAAATTCAAGCATTTGAACAATGGGTGTTTCAGCTACATTAACGCGTGATGTAAAATATGTTTTTAACTGATGAATAATAAACAATGAAATGCTCGTCTGAGTAAACTGATCCTTCCTGCCAGTAATTACAACACAGCTTCCAGGCATTTACGGGCGCAAGTATTTACATGTGAAGTTTCGCGAAACACTACTTGCAATATTCCACAAGCTAGCAAATCGGCAACACCTACCCTTCTAAACGTTATATATATAGGTCTCAGGAAGACATTCCATTTGAAGGAGCACGCATTTACAGTTGGACTGGTTTAGGTCCAAATTATCTTTAATTTACACTTCAGTATAGACCTAATATTCTGGTCATACACGTAGTTATGTACCTGCAGTAGCCAAAAATAAGTTATACTGTGAGAAAAAATACTCCGTAAAACCCCAATAAATATGGACAGGGCTTGTACAGAACTAGGAATACCCTAATTCGAGAGAGGGTTTGTCTATTACCATTACATACTTCCAGCAAGTCTTCAGAGGCAGTCTCAAGTCTCAACCCTAAGATACTATACACCCACAAATAGGCGGTACTATTTTCGTAGGGAATATGGGTTTAAAATCCTTGACCGACACTTACGAGTCCCACACTTCTTCTAGCAAAGATAGAAAAAGAGTTAAAAGTATGGATATATACAACACACGAagtattatgtaatttttgacaATTTTTATCCTTGCCTCTCAAGTCTCAATTATCTCTCTAGTTGACTTTAAGAGACTCCAAACTTTCATGCTTCTACTTAATTTTCTTACTGAAGACGTGTCCCCGTGCTCGTATCCACAATTTAGGATGGGGACCCGTTGTCTCAAAGTCACACACTTAGATATGTCTACATCTCTGACACCGCATCATACTTAGTCTTACAGAGCACGGTAAACTGTCTTTGACTTGACTGAAAGTGGCGACTGCACTACTAAACCCTGAAGCCTACGCCTCCAACCCAATGCGATATATTCTTCTCAATCAAGCACAAAATATAACAATACCACGACTTACAAGCTCGATCACAGATTTCACATCTTATTGCTAAGGTATCAAAAACTTACAAGAATTTACGCTGACAGTTACTTTTTGGTGGCATCAGTAAACATGGCTCGAGTCCAGTGCTCAATGTCTTCAGTTTCAGATGGCGGTGGAGGAAAGTGTGGATGTTCTATGAAGTCCCATCCATCATTTTCATTCTTCCCAGCATGAGCACTGTCAACTGCATATATACAGCTAGAAGGAGAATTTGGACGGCTTATATCGTACATGTTTCTCTGCATTATGGAAACATTGATTGAAGAAAAAGACGTATCAGCAACCAATTCGTATACAAGCTAGATGAAGTAACACCACTCCATCACTTGGAATACAAATTTGATAATAGAAACAATACAAATACGAAAATTAATTTAGTTTCAGAGAAGAACAATAAGTTAAGTAAATTCACGTATACATATCAAGTAGAAGCTATAAAATATTTGGAAGTTTTAATGAAAAGTGAGAAGAAGAAATCTAGGCCATTATACAAAAACTGCGCAAATTACACATTGGAATGTCATAATTACATCTCACCACATTGAATAAAGAGTTTAGCCATTGTAACCTGCTTGTCCCATTTTCATGCCCTCAGCTGCAAACAACGCTGACTGGATACTGGAGCCAAGGATATCGATTTTCACCTTCCCCCTCACCCACCCTAGATGACGCCGTGGGAAGAACACTATGAATTGGAGGGAGTTATAATTCAGCTACCGACGGGAGGAGACAGTTTTCAAGTAACTATAATAAAAGTTGCATTCTTACCCTTCAATTGCAAATGCAAATGGACAGTTTTCTATTGACTCATAATAAAAGCTGCTTTGAGAACCACATCGACTAATCGCTACAGTTTAAGAAACACATACACCTTAGTGAGCCATTCTACTTAATTGCATCATATTTAAGCTAGGAAGTAGCAAGTCTTTGTCTCAATTGGAAAGAAACCCaaatgaccaaaaaaaaaaaaaaatcagttaGCAACGACATAAAAATCTATAGATGCACTTGTGAAGGACAAAATACACTTGAAAATCTCAAAATGAGGTAAAAATAAGATTAGTCAAAGCTGAGATAATTACCGTTATAGGTTGTCCATGTGAGCTATCCAACATCGTACTTGATGCAATCATAGAATTCGTGTTCCACTCAGATTTGTTCAGCTGCTGAACTTGCTTACAAGATCTTATAAACAATGACATAAGAGAAGAGAATATAAAAGAATCAAACAATATGTCGAAGAGAATATTTTTTTTGACAAGTAATAGAGGAATATCAATAAAAGGTTGTCAAAAAGAATcttaaatgacccaaaatataagAAAAAACATAACCCAATAAATACAAGAAGTTAACGATTTAATTCATTCGAACTGAAATATTGGAAACCTATAGCTTCAAAATTTCCAGTTACCAACATACTTATGTATTTCTAAGGGAGGGGGACTTATCACATCCAAGTTATATGTAAAATAGTGTGTATTCCCTCTCATTATTTGGATTATATCATTTTACATCTTTGGCTCATCCACTGAATTCATACAATTCCCTTAAATGGCAAAACGAAAATCACCAAATGACCTACATATCCCTTATATACTCGCATCTGAACCCCC from Silene latifolia isolate original U9 population chromosome 10, ASM4854445v1, whole genome shotgun sequence encodes:
- the LOC141608119 gene encoding uncharacterized protein LOC141608119 produces the protein MALKVDMSKAYDRLRWNFIEAKLLFMSFPHHIIRLIMKCIKTVSYEILINGNPGKAFAANAGIPQGDPLSPYLFALCTKVLSQLLLDAEDSHRITGVKICCESPSISHLLFADDSIFFMHADTRECHQLRDTLELYCHHSGQQINNNKSAMNFSPNCALRTVTNCLKVFNISSGKEMGLYLGLPTEFGSSKREIFASIINKVCKRIFSWKNAFLSVAGRLTLICSVLSSLSIYSLSAFKMSVSVSSKIDSLISQFWWGGNQVGNGIHWCSKLFTHSSKINGGLGIRNVGCVNQSLLAKIGWKIITKTDCLLSRVLGSKYQITKTNIMNPYFIMKGSLSWGGRGIQWGLDLLKNNLAWQIGFPSSLDIWRDKWIHGASLGQMLSLNPSDLLLKPCLLVSLLQNQSGEWDYEKVLNLCGPDVLPFVLSTPIPLKDDSDQLYWNLTSSGEYTSKSGYALAFSKLWNANATVKDKTRMVASSLDFCRKRLWHLPIHNKWKIFLWKILANSLPCGEEARKWDLQWYCYCNTCSSACKLLESLDHLFRDCPLVSRVWAASPLGIRTSVGNNIPIQQWVINWLHMLSKAVNSTFSISLFVSTLWHIWCARNRLTFQGTSIDYYGLLNLISMDANNNVQVEKEKCTVMIEVAPYAPDEMQISALLRNHFPICLIGSVICSEHIRIKCDASWKSNLRASAGWFFKDRNGVMCHIGQNTFWAKTALQAEAIALKSACRDAISMGYRHIDATSGCLTLVLQLNGGATVECAIAPIIGSLLSLLSSCHCFSLSHCPRSLNRIAHSISTAIQ